The following is a genomic window from Verrucomicrobiota bacterium.
CCATTCTTCTGCAATTCGCGTTTTGTGAGATGCAATTGCATCGCGTGTGGGCCGACACGGACCCGCGCAACAGCCCGTCAATCCGAGTTCTGGAACGCCTTGGCTTCCGTCGCGAAGGCCTGCTCCGGGAACACTATTGGGTTCAAGGCGAGCCCCAGGACGGGCTCGTGTATGGACTGCTCGGCTCTGAATGGCAGCAGAAGCGCGACCTTGTTCGACTTGAAAGAGTCAAGACCGTGGTGCGGGGAACGAATAGATAGATGGTTCGGTTTCAAAGTGAGGCGACACGCCAAGAATCCGGAGGACAGAGTGAGATCCATCGCTTCTATCTTGTTCGCCGCCAAAAAGCCCCGTGTTGGTCGATGGGGATGATCTCGTCGCGAATTCCCCGCGTGTGTCGGAAATCCGTGACGGCCTGGCGACACCCCTTGCCGTCATAGTCGTCGATGATGACGAATCCGTTTATGGAAACTTTGTCGTAAAGCGCCGTCAGCGCATCCAGGGTGGACTCATAGAGGTCGCCATCCAGGCGAAGCACGCACAGCCGATCAACCGGCGCCGTCGGCAGCGTGTCTTTGAACCAGCCCTTCAAGAAACAAACCTGGTCGTCCAGCAACCCAAACCGCCGGAAATTCTCCTGCACGACTTCCACAGGCACGCGCAAAAACGGATTCAGATAAAGGTCGTCGCCTTGGTCGAGAGGATATTTTTCGGCGTTCGGCGGCGGCAAACCTTGGAACGAGTCCGCGAGCCAGACCTTTCGTTCGCAGACCCGACGCACCTTCAGAACCGCGCGCGCCAAGATGCATGCGCCACCGCGCCAGACGCCGGTTTCGAGAATATCCCCAGGGGTGTTCTCCTCAATCGCGCGTTCGATGCACTCCTGAAAATTCGCCAGCCGCTTCATTCCAATCATGGTGTAGCCCAGGTAGGTGATTCCCTCGCCTTCCCACGCAATCTCCCGGCGATAAGGGAACTCTCGGGCCAGACAGTAACCGAGCTTTCTCAGGCCCATATCAAATTCCACCAAGTCTCCCGGAGCCGAGGCCTTCGCGGTGTCAAAGGGCATGAGCAGAGTCTCCTCCCACAAAGCGAACGTCAGGCACTTCTTGAGGAGGTCCAGATACAGCCGAGCCGATTCATCCATGCCCGGATTTTTACGGATTGCCGCCGACGCTGCAATTCCTACTTCCCATGAACCGGCGTTGGTTTGTAGTCCCGCCTTTAGGCGGCTCCGGGGCACCCGACCGGCTAAAGCCGGGACTACATGCCGGGCGTGGTTCATGGGCCGAGTGCTTTGAGCGGCGAGACGTAAACAACTCGCGTCTCATCCGGCAGCTTGCCTGTCGCAGCCTCACGGAAGAGTCGGTCCAGCGAAGCCAGGAAAGCCGCGAGCGTTTTGCCAGTTCCGGTCGGCGCGGAAATGAGAACGTTCTGGCCGGACTGAATCGCGGGCCAGCCTTGCGCTTGCGGTTCCGTCGGCGTGCCGAATCGCTGCTGGAACCACCAGACGGCGGCGGGATGGAAGTTGAAGGTCTGCACGCTCTGTTACGGTTTAGGAGGTGACTCGTGGACCGAAGCGTTCTTGGTTTGTGCTGGAGCAGTCTTCTCAAGCGCCTCCGTCGCTACTTTGCGGATGACGTGTTTGGAATGATTCAGTAGCGGCTTCAACAGCGGCGCCGCCGCCGCCGCCTTTTCACCACAAGCTCCAAGCCCTTGAATCATGGCGATACGGACGCTCAAATTCGAGTCGTTGATTCCGGACTTCAAGATAACCGGGTCCAGCAATGCCTCCGGCTGAATCTTCGCCAGGCACTCGACTGCCGTCGCCCGGACAGTGCTGTCGGTGTCACGGAACGCCACCAGCAAGACAGGAACGGCCTCCGATCCGATCCTTCTCAAGAACGGAATCATGTGGGAGCGCTCGTGAAAAACCGGATGGCGAATTCCTTCAAGCAAGACGGGAAACACGGCCTGAACATCGCCGTCGATTTGCCAGCGCGCGAAAGCTGCCTCGCAGCGGGCCGGGTTTTCGCGTTGGTTGTATTCCTCCACGAGGAAAGGAATCGCCTCCTTCGCTGGTCGACCGATGCTGCCAAGGGTTCGGAGCAGACTGCTGCTCATGGGATCGACCTCAGGCAGAAGCCCGTACCGCTTGAACAGGCCGATGGGTTGCGGATCGGTGGGCAGTTCAGGCCCGTCTTGTCGGGTCGAGGATGTGCCAAGGCGCTTTCTGAGTTGTACGAGCGACTCTTGAGCTCGGTTCCTCGTCTGCGCGAGCGACTCTCGGGCGAGCAGAATGAGAGTTGGCACGGCTGGGGCGGCGGCGGCTCCAAAGCTGCCCAAAGATTCAACAGCAGCGCTGCGAAGCGCCGAATCCTCGCTGCGCAGTGCGTCGATCAATACGGGCACGACGCTTTGCGGTTGTTGCCCGATCCGTCCGCGCGCCGACAATATCCGATATCTTAGAGCGCTGGCACCGGCCTGGGACAGCGTCGCGAGCAGCGTCGAGACGATGTCATGCCCAGCGCCGGCTATCTGTTCCAAACCGGACACGGTAGCCAGCGCCAAATCAGATGAATTTGCTGACGCAGCCTTTTCCTCCAAGGCACCTTTCAGCAAATGGAAAACGAGCGGATCGGCTGGGGCAATCTGCGCTAGGGCCACGGAGGCGGCAGCGGCCAATTTCGCTGCACCAGGAGGCACTGGATTGAAGCCGCCTTTGAAAACCCGCACCAGTTCAGGAAGGGCATCCGAAGCCGACGGTCCGATCTCTCCCAAAGTCCGAATGGCCGTCCATTTCACCTGCGGATCGGAGTCGGTCAAGGTCTCGATCAGTGTGGGCACCGCTTCGGCGGCTCCGGTTTGCATATCGAAGAGCGCTTCACATGCTGCTCTCCGCACTAGCTGGGCGGGCTTGGGTTCCAGTTTGATCAGGCGCTTCTGCGCCACCTGGGGAAGTTTTGGCCACAGCGCCTGCCAGAACCTGCCCAAAGCCGTGTCTTGCTTGCGAAGCTCACGGAAGCTCACGGATCAATTGTACGACTGTCTTGCGTTGATCTGGCGCCGCGTCGAGAAGCGACCGGAACAGAACGTAGCCAGCCATCAATCCGGCGAGGAAGATCACACTTGCGAGTGTCCAGCGCACTCGCTTTGTGTTCAACGCGATGGTGGTGAATTTCACAAGTATGACGCTTGGCGAGCGCGGCGTTTTGGCGGAATCTCGGCTTCAAATCTGCCACAGCAAGTTGAATCGGCAATTGAGAAGTGACCTAACTGTCTCGCGCACCGACGCGCATTGCCGCCTGTCCGCCTGGCGTCTGCGGAATTCAAGGAGACCGGCCAAGACGCAGCCCGCGCTTGACCGAACTGAGCACAGTTCGGAAAGTGTGCACATGCCCACGACCTTGCCTCTTCAGCCAACACTCTGGCGCACTTGCCGTGTACTCGCCAACCGCACACGCCTGGAGATGTTCCGCCTGCTGGTCCAGGAACCAGGCCAAAAGGTCTGTGCGGTCGCCCGACGTCTTGGCCGACCACGCTCGCTAACCAGTGAGTATCTGCGGGCGCTTGAAGCGCGCGGATTGCTCACAGCGCGCCGCGTCGGTCGCTGCGTGGAGTATCGCCTCAGTTGCGCGACGAACGGCAGCGCTTCTGCGTGTTTGGTGACGGCCCTTCGCGCACTCTTCCAACGAGAAACAACCGCTGTGGAGGTCGTTTTCCGATTGGCAACAGCTTTCACGCATCCGCGTCGAGTAGAAATCTTTCGCGTTCTGCAAAACGGGCCGCACTCCCTGGGCCAACTGCGAGCCAAGACCCGA
Proteins encoded in this region:
- a CDS encoding macrocin O-methyltransferase, translated to MDESARLYLDLLKKCLTFALWEETLLMPFDTAKASAPGDLVEFDMGLRKLGYCLAREFPYRREIAWEGEGITYLGYTMIGMKRLANFQECIERAIEENTPGDILETGVWRGGACILARAVLKVRRVCERKVWLADSFQGLPPPNAEKYPLDQGDDLYLNPFLRVPVEVVQENFRRFGLLDDQVCFLKGWFKDTLPTAPVDRLCVLRLDGDLYESTLDALTALYDKVSINGFVIIDDYDGKGCRQAVTDFRHTRGIRDEIIPIDQHGAFWRRTR
- a CDS encoding DEAD/DEAH box helicase; its protein translation is MQTFNFHPAAVWWFQQRFGTPTEPQAQGWPAIQSGQNVLISAPTGTGKTLAAFLASLDRLFREAATGKLPDETRVVYVSPLKALGP
- a CDS encoding helix-turn-helix domain-containing protein, with protein sequence MFNAMVVNFTSMTLGERGVLAESRLQICHSKLNRQLRSDLTVSRTDAHCRLSAWRLRNSRRPAKTQPALDRTEHSSESVHMPTTLPLQPTLWRTCRVLANRTRLEMFRLLVQEPGQKVCAVARRLGRPRSLTSEYLRALEARGLLTARRVGRCVEYRLSCATNGSASACLVTALRALFQRETTAVEVVFRLATAFTHPRRVEIFRVLQNGPHSLGQLRAKTRISTWALVRHLRKLEARDFITQQGGLYAAVDCTHGIQKELARLAREK